One Solanum lycopersicum chromosome 4, SLM_r2.1 DNA window includes the following coding sequences:
- the LOC101257654 gene encoding probable polygalacturonase At1g80170 isoform X1, whose protein sequence is MVKILFFLFLVWLMGALGAAKNNFLDDVILSELDDLDVEDSDEAELFDLPRWGIDRGNKILVNVDSFGAVGDGTSDDTKAFVDAWKQACSTPKSVLLVPAGRSYLVNATRFRGPCVGILRVQIEGTIVAPDDPKNWNFAKNGRIWLGFFNLTGALFQGGGVVDGSGSKWWAASCKKNKTNPCVAAPTALTIYGSSGIKVRDLTIQNGQQMNFAISRSDSIRIAGVTVSAPEDSPNTDGIHITESTNVVLQNSKIGTGDDCVSIVNASSHIKMKRIYCGPGHGISIGSLGKDNSVGIVTGIVLDNAFLRGTTNGLRIKTWQGGSGYVRAVRFQNVRMQDVSNPIIIDQFYCDSPKSCQNQTSAVEISEIVYRNVSGTSKSQKAIKFACSDNVPCSHIVLNNINLETRDGTAEVYCNSATGIGYGYIHPSAECLNSSDKKIKQKMDARLVEPREEYIVHTEL, encoded by the exons ATGGTTAAGATActcttcttcttgtttcttgtttgGTTAATGGGGGCTCTTGGAGCTGCAAAAAACAACTTTTTGGATGATGTCATCCTGTCAGAGCTTGATGATTTGGATGTAGAAGACAGTGACGAAGCAGAGTTGTTTGACCTCCCCAGATGGGGAATTGATCGCGGCAACAAGATTCTTGTCAATGTTGATAGCTTTGGTGCAGTTGGTGATGGAACTTCAGATGACACCAAG GCTTTTGTTGATGCATGGAAGCAAGCTTGTTCAACACCAAAATCAGTCCTCTTGGTCCCTGCAGGACGAAGTTATCTAGTAAATGCAACAAGGTTCCGAGGGCCTTGTGTGGGCATACTGAGAGTCCAG ATTGAAGGAACTATAGTAGCACCAGATGATCCTAAGAACTGGAATTTTGCAAAGAATGGACGAATTTGGCTTGGCTTCTTTAACTTGACTGGAGCTCTGTTCCAAGGAGGAGGTGTTGTTGATGGATCAGGCAGCAAATGGTGGGCAGCTTCATGCAAGAAGAACAAGACTAAT CCATGCGTAGCAGCACCAACT GCTTTAACTATATATGGAAGCTCAGGTATAAAGGTGAGGGACCTAACAATCCAAAATGGCCAACAAATGAATTTTGCCATTTCTCGATCAGACTCTATAAGAATAGCTGGTGTTACGGTGTCTGCTCCTGAAGACAGTCCTAATACTGATGGAATCCATATAACTGAATCTACAAATGTTGTACTCCAGAATTCCAAAATTGGAACAG GTGATGATTGTGTCTCTATTGTCAATGCTAGTTCTCATATCAAGATGAAGAGAATTTACTGTGGACCTGGCCATGGAATCAG CATTGGGAGCCTTGGTAAGGACAACTCTGTTGGTATAGTTACTGGGATTGTACTTGATAATGCGTTTCTCAGAGGTACCACAAACGGTCTGCGGATCAAGACATGGCAG GGAGGATCAGGTTATGTGCGTGCAGTGCGCTTCCAAAATGTAAGGATGCAAGATGTTTCCAATCCTATCATCATTGACCAATTCTATTGTGACTCACCGAAGTCCTGCCAGAATCAG ACATCTGCAGTTGAGATTAGTGAGATAGTTTACCGGAATGTTAGTGGTACTTCAAAGAGCCAAAAGGCAATCAAATTTGCATGTAGCGACAACGTGCCCTGCAGCCATATTGTTCTGAACAACATCAACTTAGAGACCAGAGATGGTACTGCTGAGGTCTACTGCAACTCCGCCACAGGGATTGGTTATGGTTATATTCATCCATCAGCAGAATGTCTCAACTCATCTGACAAGAAAATTAAGCAGAAAATGGATGCTCGACTTGTCGAACCAAGGGAAGAATACATCGTTCATACCGAGTTATGA
- the LOC101257654 gene encoding probable polygalacturonase At1g80170 isoform X2 → MVKILFFLFLVWLMGALGAAKNNFLDDVILSELDDLDVEDSDEAELFDLPRWGIDRGNKILVNVDSFGAVGDGTSDDTKAFVDAWKQACSTPKSVLLVPAGRSYLVNATRFRGPCVGILRVQIEGTIVAPDDPKNWNFAKNGRIWLGFFNLTGALFQGGGVVDGSGSKWWAASCKKNKTNALTIYGSSGIKVRDLTIQNGQQMNFAISRSDSIRIAGVTVSAPEDSPNTDGIHITESTNVVLQNSKIGTGDDCVSIVNASSHIKMKRIYCGPGHGISIGSLGKDNSVGIVTGIVLDNAFLRGTTNGLRIKTWQGGSGYVRAVRFQNVRMQDVSNPIIIDQFYCDSPKSCQNQTSAVEISEIVYRNVSGTSKSQKAIKFACSDNVPCSHIVLNNINLETRDGTAEVYCNSATGIGYGYIHPSAECLNSSDKKIKQKMDARLVEPREEYIVHTEL, encoded by the exons ATGGTTAAGATActcttcttcttgtttcttgtttgGTTAATGGGGGCTCTTGGAGCTGCAAAAAACAACTTTTTGGATGATGTCATCCTGTCAGAGCTTGATGATTTGGATGTAGAAGACAGTGACGAAGCAGAGTTGTTTGACCTCCCCAGATGGGGAATTGATCGCGGCAACAAGATTCTTGTCAATGTTGATAGCTTTGGTGCAGTTGGTGATGGAACTTCAGATGACACCAAG GCTTTTGTTGATGCATGGAAGCAAGCTTGTTCAACACCAAAATCAGTCCTCTTGGTCCCTGCAGGACGAAGTTATCTAGTAAATGCAACAAGGTTCCGAGGGCCTTGTGTGGGCATACTGAGAGTCCAG ATTGAAGGAACTATAGTAGCACCAGATGATCCTAAGAACTGGAATTTTGCAAAGAATGGACGAATTTGGCTTGGCTTCTTTAACTTGACTGGAGCTCTGTTCCAAGGAGGAGGTGTTGTTGATGGATCAGGCAGCAAATGGTGGGCAGCTTCATGCAAGAAGAACAAGACTAAT GCTTTAACTATATATGGAAGCTCAGGTATAAAGGTGAGGGACCTAACAATCCAAAATGGCCAACAAATGAATTTTGCCATTTCTCGATCAGACTCTATAAGAATAGCTGGTGTTACGGTGTCTGCTCCTGAAGACAGTCCTAATACTGATGGAATCCATATAACTGAATCTACAAATGTTGTACTCCAGAATTCCAAAATTGGAACAG GTGATGATTGTGTCTCTATTGTCAATGCTAGTTCTCATATCAAGATGAAGAGAATTTACTGTGGACCTGGCCATGGAATCAG CATTGGGAGCCTTGGTAAGGACAACTCTGTTGGTATAGTTACTGGGATTGTACTTGATAATGCGTTTCTCAGAGGTACCACAAACGGTCTGCGGATCAAGACATGGCAG GGAGGATCAGGTTATGTGCGTGCAGTGCGCTTCCAAAATGTAAGGATGCAAGATGTTTCCAATCCTATCATCATTGACCAATTCTATTGTGACTCACCGAAGTCCTGCCAGAATCAG ACATCTGCAGTTGAGATTAGTGAGATAGTTTACCGGAATGTTAGTGGTACTTCAAAGAGCCAAAAGGCAATCAAATTTGCATGTAGCGACAACGTGCCCTGCAGCCATATTGTTCTGAACAACATCAACTTAGAGACCAGAGATGGTACTGCTGAGGTCTACTGCAACTCCGCCACAGGGATTGGTTATGGTTATATTCATCCATCAGCAGAATGTCTCAACTCATCTGACAAGAAAATTAAGCAGAAAATGGATGCTCGACTTGTCGAACCAAGGGAAGAATACATCGTTCATACCGAGTTATGA
- the LOC101257654 gene encoding probable polygalacturonase At1g80170 isoform X3, which translates to MVKILFFLFLVWLMGALGAAKNNFLDDVILSELDDLDVEDSDEAELFDLPRWGIDRGNKILVNVDSFGAVGDGTSDDTKAFVDAWKQACSTPKSVLLVPAGRSYLVNATRFRGPCVGILRVQIEGTIVAPDDPKNWNFAKNGRIWLGFFNLTGALFQGGGVVDGSGSKWWAASCKKNKTNPCVAAPTALTIYGSSGIKVRDLTIQNGQQMNFAISRSDSIRIAGVTVSAPEDSPNTDGIHITESTNVVLQNSKIGTGDDCVSIVNASSHIKMKRIYCGPGHGISIGSLGKDNSVGIVTGIVLDNAFLRGTTNGLRIKTWQGGSGYVRAVRFQNVRMQDVSNPIIIDQFYCDSPKSCQNQPYCSEQHQLRDQRWYC; encoded by the exons ATGGTTAAGATActcttcttcttgtttcttgtttgGTTAATGGGGGCTCTTGGAGCTGCAAAAAACAACTTTTTGGATGATGTCATCCTGTCAGAGCTTGATGATTTGGATGTAGAAGACAGTGACGAAGCAGAGTTGTTTGACCTCCCCAGATGGGGAATTGATCGCGGCAACAAGATTCTTGTCAATGTTGATAGCTTTGGTGCAGTTGGTGATGGAACTTCAGATGACACCAAG GCTTTTGTTGATGCATGGAAGCAAGCTTGTTCAACACCAAAATCAGTCCTCTTGGTCCCTGCAGGACGAAGTTATCTAGTAAATGCAACAAGGTTCCGAGGGCCTTGTGTGGGCATACTGAGAGTCCAG ATTGAAGGAACTATAGTAGCACCAGATGATCCTAAGAACTGGAATTTTGCAAAGAATGGACGAATTTGGCTTGGCTTCTTTAACTTGACTGGAGCTCTGTTCCAAGGAGGAGGTGTTGTTGATGGATCAGGCAGCAAATGGTGGGCAGCTTCATGCAAGAAGAACAAGACTAAT CCATGCGTAGCAGCACCAACT GCTTTAACTATATATGGAAGCTCAGGTATAAAGGTGAGGGACCTAACAATCCAAAATGGCCAACAAATGAATTTTGCCATTTCTCGATCAGACTCTATAAGAATAGCTGGTGTTACGGTGTCTGCTCCTGAAGACAGTCCTAATACTGATGGAATCCATATAACTGAATCTACAAATGTTGTACTCCAGAATTCCAAAATTGGAACAG GTGATGATTGTGTCTCTATTGTCAATGCTAGTTCTCATATCAAGATGAAGAGAATTTACTGTGGACCTGGCCATGGAATCAG CATTGGGAGCCTTGGTAAGGACAACTCTGTTGGTATAGTTACTGGGATTGTACTTGATAATGCGTTTCTCAGAGGTACCACAAACGGTCTGCGGATCAAGACATGGCAG GGAGGATCAGGTTATGTGCGTGCAGTGCGCTTCCAAAATGTAAGGATGCAAGATGTTTCCAATCCTATCATCATTGACCAATTCTATTGTGACTCACCGAAGTCCTGCCAGAATCAG CCATATTGTTCTGAACAACATCAACTTAGAGACCAGAGATGGTACTGCTGA
- the LOC109120124 gene encoding putative pentatricopeptide repeat-containing protein At3g13770, mitochondrial, whose translation MENVEPNGLTFCYLINGCCKEILVDEGRQLHSHVIKTGWLGSNIFLANVLVDFYSACGILVDADKAFECIPPQDVISWNSMVSVYAANDLLREAVRALEEMRLWDKNPSSMSFVALLNLSSRGKELLFGKQIHNFVIKLGFDCESVLIQSALIDMYGKNDDIQSSITVFRCSRERSLECCNSMMTSLLHLGFLHDVFELFSQMVCENIMFDEVSLSSTIKALSLYSSPSLDNCCLFHCCAIKSGFDSDSMVLCSLIDAYSRSGQIRFSQQIFEALRSPNIFGFTSIINAYAQKGMGYECLAVFEEMIQKGLKPDKVTFLCILLGCNHSGLVEEGKRIFDSMRTLHDVYPDRRHYSCMVDLLGRAGLVNEAEELLMHGSSEGDSVMWSSLLRSCRIHQNEHVGRRAAKRLMDLEPEDPSFWLQASNFYSEIGEFEAAVYIREVAVARKMSRDIGYSLIRVHEFH comes from the coding sequence ATGGAGAATGTCGAGCCTAATGGGCTGACGTTTTGTTATTTGATTAATGGTTGTTGTAAAGAGATACTTGTTGATGAGGGAAGGCAGTTGCACTCACATGTGATTAAGACAGGATGGTTaggatcaaatatttttttagctaATGTATTAGTGGATTTTTACTCTGCTTGTGGTATTTTGGTTGATGCTGATAAAGCATTTGAATGCATTCCACCTCAGGATGTCATTTCATGGAATTCAATGGTTTCAGTTTATGCTGCTAATGATTTGTTACGTGAAGCTGTTCGAGCCTTAGAAGAGATGAGATTGTGGGACAAAAATCCCTCTTCTATGTCATTTGTGGCATTGTTGAATTTATCAAGTCGCGGAAAGGAACTGCTATTTGGAAAACAAATACATAATTTTGTTATAAAACTGGGTTTTGATTGTGAAAGTGTCCTCATTCAGTCAGCTTTGATTGATATGTATGGGAAAAATGATGACATTCAAAGTTCAATAACTGTATTCCGGTGTTCACGTGAGAGAAGTCTCGAATGTTGTAATTCAATGATGACATCTTTGCTGCATCTTGGTTTCCTACACGATGTATTTGAGCTTTTCAGTCAGATGGTTTGTGAAAATATTATGTTTGATGAAGTGAGTTTGTCCTCAACAATTAAGGCATTATCATTGTATTCCTCTCCTAGCTTGGATAACTGTTGTTTGTTCCATTGTTGTGCAATAAAATCAGGTTTTGATTCTGATAGTATGGTCTTATGTTCTCTGATTGATGCATATTCAAGATCTGGACAGATTAGATTCTCTCAGCAGATTTTTGAAGCACTTCGCTCACCTAATATTTTCGGTTTCACTTCAATAATTAATGCATATGCTCAGAAAGGAATGGGATATGAATGCCTTGCAGTGTTTGAAGAAATGATCCAAAAGGGTCTAAAACCAGATAAAGTAACATTCTTGTGTATACTGTTGGGATGCAACCATTCAGGTCTAGTCGAAGAGGGGAAAAGGATTTTTGATTCTATGAGGACTCTCCATGATGTCTATCCAGACAGGCGGCACTATTCATGTATGGTTGATCTTCTAGGTCGTGCAGGTCTAGTCAATGAGGCAGAAGAGCTGCTAATGCATGGTTCATCGGAAGGAGATTCTGTCATGTGGAGCTCACTTTTGCGAAGTtgcaggattcatcaaaatgaacatGTTGGAAGAAGAGCAGCTAAAAGGTTGATGGATCTTGAGCCAGAGGATCCTTCTTTTTGGTTACAGGCCTCAAATTTTTATTCTGAAATTGGAGAATTTGAGGCTGCCGTATACATTCGAGAGGTTGCAGTGGCAAGGAAGATGAGCAGAGATATTGGCTATAGTTTAATTCGGGTACATGAGTTCCATTAA